One genomic region from Arthrobacter pigmenti encodes:
- a CDS encoding plasmid pRiA4b ORF-3 family protein, giving the protein MTELVPGLQLHVELADSEPPIERTLVVPASIPLSDLHLCLQAAFGWENRHLYQFVVGDSFRGERTFSDVEAAFELEVEDASRFTLGELVAGNEERFVYEYDFGDQWDHLITVADNQPVPYAHLECSTGNNRGPVEDSGGIHGYMNLSAALQKTHGEDALAASEWYEAVTGQTAATFDPARVNLPGINANLELLSQLIWRRPVAPGVIKDVVRPVQWLLQRVGAEGMELTKDGYLKPAVVQEIMTELGWEDRWYGKFNRESQTLPVLDLREQVQEWKLLRKYKGKLVRTPLGRKLVDNDAALWDYLATSIARPGRDAAELVNAVVVPWLVGHEPPAREQRAEIVAEILNASGFRVDGRTVSATDGRILIRDTIRTLECLNVFRSVEVMESPDKLSDGGRQFLFDVQRKQHKREPQS; this is encoded by the coding sequence ATGACTGAATTAGTCCCCGGCCTGCAACTGCACGTGGAACTCGCGGACTCTGAACCGCCTATCGAACGCACCCTCGTTGTCCCCGCGAGCATCCCGCTGAGCGACTTGCACCTGTGCCTGCAGGCGGCATTCGGCTGGGAGAACCGGCACCTGTACCAGTTCGTTGTCGGCGACAGTTTTCGTGGCGAGCGGACATTCAGTGACGTGGAGGCGGCTTTTGAGCTTGAGGTCGAAGACGCATCACGCTTCACGCTCGGTGAGTTAGTCGCCGGGAATGAGGAACGGTTCGTTTATGAGTACGATTTCGGCGACCAGTGGGACCACCTCATCACCGTCGCGGATAACCAGCCGGTTCCGTACGCGCACCTCGAATGCTCCACCGGCAACAACCGCGGCCCCGTAGAGGATTCCGGTGGCATCCACGGGTACATGAACCTGTCGGCGGCGCTGCAAAAAACCCACGGTGAAGACGCGTTAGCTGCGTCGGAGTGGTACGAGGCAGTGACCGGACAGACTGCCGCTACTTTCGATCCGGCCCGCGTTAACCTGCCAGGAATCAATGCCAACCTGGAGCTGCTGTCCCAATTGATCTGGCGGCGGCCGGTCGCGCCCGGGGTAATCAAAGACGTTGTTCGCCCGGTGCAGTGGCTCCTGCAGCGGGTTGGGGCGGAGGGTATGGAGCTGACGAAGGACGGGTATCTCAAGCCAGCCGTCGTGCAGGAGATCATGACCGAGTTGGGCTGGGAAGACCGCTGGTACGGCAAGTTCAACCGGGAGAGCCAGACCCTGCCCGTCCTGGATCTGCGCGAGCAGGTGCAGGAGTGGAAGCTTTTGCGCAAGTACAAGGGGAAGCTCGTCCGCACGCCGCTTGGCAGGAAACTGGTCGACAACGACGCCGCCCTCTGGGACTACCTCGCCACGAGCATCGCGCGTCCCGGGAGGGACGCCGCGGAACTGGTGAACGCCGTCGTCGTACCCTGGCTGGTGGGCCATGAGCCTCCGGCGCGCGAACAGCGGGCCGAGATTGTGGCTGAGATCCTGAACGCAAGCGGCTTCAGGGTTGACGGCAGAACTGTTTCGGCAACCGACGGACGCATCCTCATTCGCGACACCATACGGACCTTGGAATGCCTAAACGTGTTCAGAAGCGTCGAGGTCATGGAGAGCCCAGACAAATTGTCCGACGGCGGACGGCAGTTCCTCTTCGACGTCCAGCGGAAGCAGCACAAGCGCGAACCGCAAAGCTGA
- a CDS encoding DUF1992 domain-containing protein, which yields MNEDNERTRRMQRVAEYRSARRSGSDAAEAQEQVDDDEEGSAPITDFAAKADFEIRQATARGDFDNLKYAGKPIPGLGATLDPDWWVKGLIEREQLSGLAPAPFRLRREDGELDSELDRQYSEAKVRELLEDFNRQVIEARRQLLGGPPVVTKTRDVETEIARWRERRAVHAAQGEHAQGDQEDQGGTPGKPQREEARRSPWWRRRRT from the coding sequence ATGAATGAGGACAACGAACGCACCCGACGCATGCAGCGGGTGGCCGAATACCGTTCCGCACGACGCTCCGGCAGCGACGCCGCTGAAGCGCAGGAGCAGGTCGACGACGACGAAGAGGGCAGCGCTCCCATCACCGACTTCGCCGCCAAGGCCGATTTCGAAATCCGGCAAGCCACCGCCCGCGGCGACTTCGACAACCTCAAGTACGCCGGCAAACCGATACCGGGGCTGGGCGCCACGCTCGATCCGGACTGGTGGGTAAAGGGTCTGATCGAACGGGAACAACTCTCCGGCCTCGCACCCGCCCCGTTCAGGCTGCGCAGGGAAGACGGGGAGCTGGATTCGGAGCTCGACCGCCAGTACAGCGAGGCGAAGGTTCGCGAACTGCTCGAGGACTTTAACCGCCAGGTCATCGAAGCTCGCAGGCAGCTGCTTGGCGGTCCACCCGTGGTCACCAAAACCCGCGACGTCGAAACGGAGATCGCACGCTGGCGTGAACGACGCGCCGTCCACGCGGCGCAGGGAGAACATGCGCAGGGGGACCAGGAAGACCAGGGCGGGACCCCGGGGAAACCCCAGAGGGAGGAGGCGAGGCGCTCACCGTGGTGGCGCCGTCGTCGTACTTAG
- a CDS encoding GNAT family N-acetyltransferase has translation MDKNEDAQVSNNSDAGRYEISLDGKPAGFAEYRLKDSRVIFTHTEVDSAFEGRGAGSTLARYALDDVRSRGLQAAPLCPFIAAYIERHPEYQDLVATD, from the coding sequence GTGGACAAGAACGAAGACGCACAAGTTTCCAATAACTCCGACGCCGGGCGGTATGAGATCAGCCTCGACGGCAAGCCGGCTGGTTTCGCGGAGTACCGGTTGAAGGACTCGCGGGTCATCTTCACGCACACCGAAGTCGACTCCGCCTTCGAGGGCCGCGGCGCCGGCAGCACGCTCGCGCGGTATGCACTGGACGACGTGCGCTCACGCGGCCTCCAGGCTGCTCCCCTGTGTCCGTTCATTGCTGCGTACATCGAGCGGCATCCCGAGTACCAGGACCTTGTCGCGACGGATTAA
- a CDS encoding GAF and ANTAR domain-containing protein yields the protein MADAIDEESVRHELQDLVLESAGIREFLDGMVQLAARELSAATGKTIYAAVTLLRPKHEATVASSSDEAKAMDEIQYAFDDGPCLRAAREQYTVVVEDFRTEDRFGDYTDAIVGHGLRSALGVPVILEGAANAGLDLYCREARVFNGGHIEAAEKFAHKASRSMQLALRVTTLVEHTDNLTAAMENRTTIDLAVGIIMGQNRCSQGEAASILKAASNARNVKLHTVAAAVVASVNDVGPATHFDA from the coding sequence GTGGCAGACGCTATTGATGAGGAGTCGGTCCGGCACGAGCTGCAGGACCTGGTGCTTGAGAGCGCCGGGATCAGGGAGTTCCTCGACGGCATGGTGCAGCTCGCTGCACGCGAGCTTTCCGCAGCAACCGGCAAGACCATCTACGCCGCCGTCACCCTTCTCAGACCCAAGCACGAAGCAACCGTCGCTAGCAGCAGCGACGAGGCGAAAGCCATGGACGAGATCCAGTACGCGTTCGACGACGGCCCGTGTCTCCGCGCCGCACGTGAGCAATACACCGTGGTGGTGGAGGATTTCCGGACTGAGGATCGATTTGGGGATTATACGGACGCGATAGTCGGGCACGGGCTTCGTTCGGCCCTTGGAGTCCCCGTCATCCTCGAAGGAGCGGCGAACGCCGGACTCGACCTCTACTGCCGCGAAGCGCGCGTCTTCAATGGTGGCCACATCGAGGCGGCAGAAAAGTTCGCGCACAAGGCATCCCGATCCATGCAGCTCGCGTTGCGCGTAACAACCCTGGTGGAGCACACCGACAACCTGACCGCCGCTATGGAGAATCGCACAACCATCGACCTCGCCGTCGGCATCATCATGGGCCAGAACCGGTGCAGCCAAGGGGAGGCAGCCAGCATCCTCAAGGCCGCATCCAACGCGCGCAACGTCAAGCTGCACACCGTTGCCGCGGCGGTTGTCGCGTCTGTGAACGACGTCGGCCCCGCCACGCATTTCGACGCCTAA
- a CDS encoding YoaK family protein yields MPTARVPTDRLHLALMLVLTFSTGVVDAVGYLGLDRVFTGNMTGNVVLLGMAVAGGNDLPVLRPALALLFFMVGALLAGRMLRKAPEGWSARTTVAFGAVALGTAAIAVVVGFVDVSADEVLGSTVTSGLATVMGIQAAAAKRLKVAEITTVVVTSTITGFASDSRLAGGKGKYWVRRALAILLIGLGAVAGGFALLIDLWVGVAISAVLTVTVTLLGHLRYRHNRRHADSDVAAAAR; encoded by the coding sequence ATGCCAACCGCGCGAGTGCCGACCGACCGCCTCCACCTGGCACTGATGCTGGTGCTCACGTTCTCAACGGGAGTGGTGGACGCCGTCGGGTACTTAGGCCTCGACCGGGTTTTCACGGGCAACATGACCGGCAACGTGGTGCTGTTGGGAATGGCTGTGGCCGGCGGAAACGACCTCCCCGTTCTGCGGCCAGCCCTTGCGCTGCTCTTCTTCATGGTGGGCGCGCTGCTCGCCGGGCGGATGCTGCGGAAGGCGCCCGAAGGATGGTCGGCGCGCACCACGGTGGCGTTCGGGGCGGTGGCGCTGGGCACTGCGGCGATTGCCGTCGTCGTCGGGTTCGTGGATGTCAGTGCTGACGAGGTGCTGGGCAGCACTGTTACCTCAGGGCTCGCAACGGTGATGGGGATTCAGGCCGCCGCCGCGAAGCGATTGAAGGTTGCGGAGATTACCACCGTCGTCGTGACCTCGACCATCACGGGGTTCGCGTCGGATTCGCGGCTCGCAGGCGGGAAGGGGAAGTATTGGGTCCGCCGGGCGCTGGCTATCCTGCTGATCGGTCTCGGTGCTGTGGCGGGCGGATTCGCGCTGCTGATCGACCTGTGGGTGGGCGTAGCAATTTCGGCGGTGCTGACCGTTACGGTGACGCTGCTCGGACATCTGCGCTACCGGCATAATCGGCGCCATGCCGACAGCGATGTGGCGGCGGCAGCGCGTTAG
- a CDS encoding gamma-glutamyltransferase family protein — translation MTPFTTPDSFTTRPTLRGSFGMSASTHWLATASAQAVLERGGNAFDAAVAGAFVLHIVEPHLNGPGGDMTGVFATAENPSKPVVLMGQGPAPAAATREHYLAEGLELVPGAGALAAAVPAAVDAWLLLLRDHGTWELGDALAFAIGYARNGHPIVGRVGATINAVKDLFSEHWPTSAALWMPEGRIPADGEVVKNEAYAAVLDRLVAAGSQSAPREERIDAARREWRTGFVAQAAVEFIKTPHRHSSGQDHAGVMSLEDFAGFEAGYEEPTTLEFRGYTIAKTGPWGQGPALLQTLAILDGFDDDRLDPSTALGAHTILEAQKLAIADREAYYGDASVPMDYLLSEEYATERRALISDQASTDFRPGTVPGHTPFTPPLRTEYTPPALAGKDGFAGVGEPTVSRSGETRGDTCHIDVVDQWGNMVSATPSGGWLQSSPTIPELGFCLGSRLQMTWLEEGAPSSLEPGKRPRTTLTPTLILKDGKPVVALGSPGGDQQDQWQLLYILRTIVGGYTPQQAIDAPSLHTTSIPGSFFPRTWEPGGAVVEDRLGEDVLADLEKRGHILTRAGDWALGRLSCVVSDPSTGVLMAAANPRGVQGYAAGR, via the coding sequence ATGACCCCCTTCACTACGCCCGACTCCTTCACCACGCGCCCCACCCTGCGCGGTTCCTTCGGGATGAGCGCCTCGACCCACTGGCTGGCAACGGCGTCAGCGCAGGCGGTCCTGGAGCGCGGCGGCAACGCCTTCGATGCCGCGGTCGCCGGAGCGTTCGTACTTCACATCGTGGAGCCCCACCTCAACGGACCCGGCGGCGACATGACCGGCGTCTTCGCGACGGCGGAGAACCCGTCCAAGCCCGTTGTTCTGATGGGCCAGGGTCCGGCACCGGCTGCCGCAACCCGCGAACACTACCTCGCCGAGGGCCTGGAACTGGTGCCCGGCGCCGGTGCGCTCGCCGCCGCCGTTCCCGCCGCCGTCGACGCCTGGCTTCTGCTGCTGCGCGACCACGGGACGTGGGAGCTGGGCGATGCTCTCGCTTTCGCGATCGGCTATGCCCGGAACGGACACCCGATCGTTGGCCGCGTAGGTGCAACGATCAACGCCGTGAAAGACCTCTTCAGCGAGCACTGGCCAACATCGGCGGCCCTATGGATGCCGGAGGGCAGGATCCCGGCTGACGGGGAGGTCGTTAAGAACGAGGCATACGCCGCCGTCCTCGACCGGTTGGTCGCGGCGGGATCCCAGTCGGCGCCCCGCGAGGAGCGCATCGATGCCGCCCGCCGCGAGTGGCGGACGGGCTTCGTTGCCCAGGCCGCCGTGGAATTCATCAAGACCCCGCACCGGCACTCTTCTGGACAGGATCATGCCGGGGTGATGAGCCTTGAGGACTTCGCCGGTTTCGAGGCCGGTTACGAGGAACCCACCACCCTCGAGTTCCGCGGGTACACCATTGCCAAGACCGGCCCGTGGGGCCAGGGCCCAGCGCTCCTGCAGACACTCGCCATCCTTGACGGGTTCGACGACGATCGTTTGGATCCCTCCACCGCGCTCGGCGCGCACACCATCCTCGAAGCGCAGAAGCTCGCGATCGCCGACCGAGAGGCGTACTACGGCGACGCCTCCGTGCCGATGGACTATCTGCTGTCCGAGGAGTATGCCACCGAACGCCGTGCGCTGATCAGCGATCAGGCATCCACCGATTTCCGGCCCGGCACGGTCCCTGGCCACACGCCGTTCACCCCGCCGCTGCGCACCGAGTACACGCCGCCCGCGCTCGCCGGGAAGGACGGCTTCGCGGGAGTGGGGGAGCCCACAGTTTCCCGCAGCGGTGAGACCCGCGGCGACACCTGCCACATCGACGTCGTGGACCAGTGGGGGAACATGGTCTCCGCGACGCCTTCGGGCGGTTGGCTGCAGTCTTCGCCGACCATCCCCGAACTCGGGTTCTGTCTCGGCTCCCGGCTGCAGATGACGTGGCTCGAGGAGGGGGCGCCGTCGTCGTTGGAACCGGGGAAGCGCCCGCGCACCACCCTCACGCCAACCCTGATCCTGAAGGACGGAAAGCCGGTAGTTGCGCTCGGTTCACCTGGCGGCGACCAGCAGGACCAGTGGCAGCTGCTCTACATCCTGCGCACGATCGTCGGCGGTTACACCCCACAGCAGGCCATCGACGCACCGTCACTGCACACGACGTCGATACCCGGCTCGTTCTTCCCCCGTACCTGGGAGCCCGGCGGCGCCGTCGTCGAGGACCGCCTGGGAGAGGACGTCCTCGCGGACCTCGAGAAGCGCGGACACATCCTCACGCGGGCAGGGGACTGGGCACTCGGACGCCTGTCCTGCGTTGTCAGCGACCCATCCACCGGCGTCCTCATGGCCGCCGCGAACCCCCGAGGAGTGCAGGGTTATGCAGCAGGACGCTAG
- a CDS encoding GntR family transcriptional regulator, producing the protein MQQDASEDAPPKQRVQDEIRKDIILGALPPGTRVTETALASKYGISRVPVREALRALEAEGFVESKPYAGSTVSKIPVDDADDLFFVREALESATARRAARRAAAQFDSGAPSVEWWQARKVLAGVLDEGDAAVAQNRLDLLPELNMRFHLGVAELSGSSSLTALLRQISGKIEWLYATDVNTRGKESWTEHRSIMAAIDAGNAAEAEKLMAGHVHQSRQGYLSRFASDPV; encoded by the coding sequence ATGCAGCAGGACGCTAGCGAGGATGCCCCGCCGAAGCAACGTGTCCAGGATGAGATCCGCAAGGACATCATTCTCGGCGCGCTGCCTCCGGGCACCCGCGTGACCGAGACCGCGCTTGCCTCCAAGTACGGGATTTCGCGGGTACCGGTCCGGGAGGCGCTGCGGGCGCTGGAGGCTGAGGGTTTCGTGGAGTCCAAGCCCTATGCCGGGTCCACGGTGTCGAAAATCCCGGTCGACGACGCCGATGACCTCTTCTTCGTGCGTGAGGCCCTGGAATCGGCGACGGCCCGGCGGGCTGCACGACGGGCTGCAGCCCAGTTCGACTCCGGTGCACCGAGCGTCGAGTGGTGGCAGGCCCGGAAGGTGCTGGCGGGCGTGCTCGATGAGGGGGACGCCGCCGTCGCGCAGAACCGTCTGGACCTGCTCCCCGAACTCAACATGCGCTTCCACCTGGGTGTGGCGGAACTGAGTGGAAGTTCCTCCCTGACTGCGTTGCTGCGCCAGATCTCGGGGAAGATTGAATGGCTCTACGCGACGGACGTGAATACCCGCGGCAAGGAATCCTGGACCGAACACCGGAGCATCATGGCCGCGATCGACGCCGGGAACGCCGCCGAGGCCGAGAAGCTGATGGCCGGCCATGTGCACCAGTCGCGCCAGGGCTACCTGTCCCGGTTCGCCTCCGACCCTGTCTAG
- a CDS encoding phospholipase D-like domain-containing protein, with product MRTLRRLHLFALTRSLVMRGVMAFAAVQALVIAAIVLVDSVQKKLRSKRPGFPHPGIFESAVAQSATTVYTYGHDLYEEMLSTIRNARHTVMLETYIWKGDAIGRQFKDALNEAAARGVKVYVIYDGFANLVVPPTFYRFHPDVEVFRFPVIRPSILFTNIRGTGFDHRKIMVVDDSIGFVGGYNIGSLYASKWRDTHLKIEGQSVWELRQAFASFWNSAPAQRHRPLPETSAEFWEPRLRAVNNIPANLVFPIRGVYLDAINRAHSHIYITTAYFIPDQQILEALLRASKRGVDVRVILPEDSNHVVSDWLSRGFYSALLRDGVKILLYQNAMIHAKTATVDGQWSTVGTANIDRLSLTGNYEINIEMFDEDLAANMERIYEIDSSNCRELSLEEWEGRHIVARVSEAILAPLRPFL from the coding sequence ATGCGCACGCTTCGACGACTGCACCTCTTCGCCCTGACCCGGTCCCTCGTCATGCGGGGTGTCATGGCGTTCGCTGCCGTGCAGGCGCTGGTGATCGCCGCCATCGTGCTGGTGGACTCGGTGCAGAAGAAGTTGCGCAGCAAGCGTCCGGGCTTCCCGCACCCGGGGATTTTCGAATCGGCAGTGGCCCAATCCGCTACCACCGTCTACACCTACGGACACGATCTCTACGAGGAGATGCTCTCCACCATCCGGAACGCCCGGCACACCGTCATGCTGGAGACGTACATCTGGAAGGGCGACGCGATCGGCCGGCAGTTCAAGGATGCCCTGAACGAGGCGGCCGCCCGTGGCGTGAAGGTCTACGTGATTTACGACGGCTTCGCGAACCTGGTGGTCCCGCCGACCTTTTACCGCTTCCACCCGGACGTGGAGGTCTTCCGCTTCCCGGTCATCCGTCCGTCGATCCTGTTCACGAACATCCGCGGAACCGGGTTCGATCACCGCAAGATCATGGTGGTGGACGATTCGATCGGGTTTGTCGGCGGCTACAACATCGGCTCCCTGTACGCCTCGAAGTGGCGGGATACGCACCTGAAAATCGAGGGGCAGTCCGTGTGGGAGCTACGGCAGGCGTTCGCCTCGTTCTGGAACTCGGCTCCCGCCCAGCGTCACCGGCCGCTGCCTGAAACCAGCGCCGAATTCTGGGAGCCGCGGCTCCGCGCGGTCAACAACATCCCCGCGAACCTGGTGTTCCCCATCCGCGGCGTCTACCTCGATGCGATCAACCGGGCGCACAGCCATATCTACATCACCACCGCATATTTCATTCCGGACCAGCAGATTCTAGAGGCACTGCTCCGGGCAAGCAAGCGCGGCGTGGACGTCCGGGTGATCCTTCCGGAAGATTCCAATCACGTGGTCTCCGACTGGCTGTCCCGCGGCTTCTACTCCGCGCTCCTGCGCGATGGGGTGAAGATCCTGCTCTACCAGAACGCTATGATCCACGCGAAAACCGCCACCGTTGACGGCCAATGGTCAACCGTAGGAACCGCGAACATCGACCGGCTCAGCCTGACCGGGAACTACGAGATCAACATCGAGATGTTCGACGAGGACCTCGCCGCCAACATGGAACGCATCTACGAGATCGACAGCAGCAACTGCCGCGAGCTCTCCCTCGAGGAGTGGGAAGGCCGCCACATCGTCGCGCGGGTCAGCGAGGCGATCCTCGCACCCCTGCGTCCGTTCCTCTAG
- a CDS encoding MBL fold metallo-hydrolase, which translates to MRTITENCYQLQRSKGANGYLIRAAGHTAVVDPGLANGHDAVLRELRDAAPVVGPVTHILLTHYDGDHTQSVRRLQRELGATVWLGVADAAILRRDVPPPTRVRRVLFRLIPASFPGSVTELDGERELFEGVTTFPTPGHTPGHVAYRFGDVLFSGDAVRVDRDGGIKRFFSALNSDNMVAARTTAELQRRIDSGSVRWICPGHNPPAQVRSQP; encoded by the coding sequence ATGCGCACGATCACCGAGAACTGCTACCAACTGCAGCGCTCCAAGGGAGCCAACGGTTACCTGATCCGCGCCGCGGGGCACACCGCCGTCGTCGATCCGGGCCTTGCAAACGGGCACGACGCCGTGCTGCGCGAGTTACGCGATGCCGCGCCTGTTGTCGGGCCGGTCACCCACATCCTGTTGACCCATTACGACGGCGACCACACGCAGTCGGTCCGCCGCCTTCAGCGCGAGCTGGGTGCAACGGTATGGCTCGGCGTCGCGGATGCCGCCATCCTGCGACGTGATGTTCCACCGCCCACCCGGGTGCGCCGCGTCTTGTTCCGCCTGATACCAGCCAGCTTTCCCGGGTCGGTGACCGAGCTCGACGGCGAGCGCGAACTGTTCGAGGGCGTCACCACCTTCCCAACGCCCGGACATACACCGGGTCACGTCGCCTATCGGTTCGGGGATGTCCTGTTCAGCGGGGATGCTGTCCGGGTTGACCGCGACGGCGGTATCAAACGCTTTTTCAGCGCCCTGAACAGCGACAATATGGTCGCAGCACGGACCACGGCTGAACTGCAGCGCCGGATAGACAGCGGCTCAGTGCGCTGGATCTGCCCCGGACACAATCCGCCCGCGCAGGTGCGGTCCCAACCCTGA
- a CDS encoding LysR substrate-binding domain-containing protein has translation MSERWPNLRALELFVAVVDEGSVGAGARKVGIAQPNASRLVAELELSAGTALVNRSPRGSTPTATGLLFAEQSRAVLNSARQFNDWMRDAGSTEAPELKIGASMTIAEHLLPAWLTGLRRRVGPVRVDLRVLNSAQVLEEVRNGSLQVGFVETPHVPDRLNSMVVQQDELVVVVAPGHEWSGRAGGVSLEELSQTALVVREQGSGTREALQEILAGLHPVEPLQVLGSNAAVRVAVASGAGPAVLSRLALAGQLASGELVSVPLQDPQARRPLTAVWQGPRRLTGAAAELVAVAAQPNSPNPA, from the coding sequence ATGAGTGAGCGGTGGCCGAACCTCAGAGCGCTGGAGCTGTTCGTCGCCGTCGTCGACGAGGGAAGCGTGGGCGCCGGAGCCCGGAAGGTGGGTATCGCGCAGCCCAACGCGAGCCGCCTCGTCGCGGAGCTGGAACTGTCCGCGGGAACGGCGCTCGTCAACCGGAGTCCGCGCGGCTCGACGCCCACGGCAACGGGGCTGCTGTTCGCCGAACAGTCGCGTGCTGTCCTGAATTCCGCGCGCCAATTCAACGACTGGATGCGGGATGCTGGGAGCACTGAGGCACCGGAACTCAAGATCGGTGCCAGCATGACGATCGCGGAGCACCTGCTGCCCGCCTGGCTGACCGGGCTGCGGCGGCGGGTGGGTCCCGTGCGGGTGGACCTGCGCGTCCTCAATTCCGCGCAGGTGCTTGAAGAAGTCCGCAACGGTTCGCTTCAGGTGGGGTTCGTCGAGACGCCGCACGTGCCGGATCGGCTGAACTCGATGGTGGTACAGCAGGACGAACTCGTGGTGGTTGTCGCCCCCGGCCATGAGTGGTCCGGCCGCGCCGGCGGCGTGAGCCTGGAGGAACTGTCTCAGACCGCGCTGGTGGTACGTGAACAAGGCTCAGGAACCCGTGAGGCCCTGCAGGAGATCCTTGCCGGCCTGCATCCGGTTGAGCCCCTGCAGGTGCTGGGCAGCAACGCTGCGGTCAGGGTGGCCGTGGCTTCCGGGGCGGGGCCTGCTGTGCTCAGCAGGCTTGCCCTCGCCGGCCAGCTCGCGAGCGGCGAACTGGTGAGCGTTCCGTTGCAGGATCCGCAGGCCCGGCGTCCCCTCACCGCTGTCTGGCAGGGACCGCGGCGCCTCACCGGGGCTGCGGCGGAGCTTGTGGCTGTGGCCGCACAGCCCAACTCGCCGAACCCCGCCTGA
- a CDS encoding YeiH family protein → MPPCEIDGYRARAADESIEAMYTYAQASRLRSHAPGLLLCAAAVVIALSVQLLLPGVSPLIVAIVLGIVVTNTVTLPASTAPGLAVASRRLLRLGIVFLGLQLVLDDILSLGAPMLAVVVCVVFGGIFGTLLMGRLLRMRPAQVLLIACGFSICGAAAVAAVEGATDAEEEDVVTAVALVVIFGTLLIPLIPLAGQLLDLGPELTGLWAGASVHEVAQVVATGGLIGGGALSAAVLVKLARVLLLAPVVTVLSVRQRVRQRRSGPADSHAARPPIVPLFILGFLVMVAARSFLDVSGTVLAFGNLAQTALLSAAMFALGCGVRLANLRRVGVRPFILAAASTLLVAAIALAGIGLVQS, encoded by the coding sequence ATGCCTCCATGCGAAATTGACGGCTACCGGGCCCGCGCAGCCGATGAAAGCATCGAAGCAATGTATACGTACGCTCAAGCGAGCCGACTCCGCAGCCACGCACCCGGACTGCTGCTCTGCGCAGCGGCAGTGGTGATTGCGCTGAGCGTGCAGCTGCTACTGCCGGGCGTCAGTCCGTTGATCGTCGCGATCGTACTGGGCATCGTCGTCACCAATACCGTCACGCTTCCGGCGTCGACGGCGCCGGGTCTCGCCGTCGCTTCCCGGCGGTTGCTACGACTGGGCATCGTGTTCCTGGGCCTGCAGCTTGTGCTGGACGACATCCTCTCACTCGGTGCGCCCATGCTGGCGGTTGTCGTCTGCGTTGTGTTCGGTGGAATCTTCGGCACACTCCTCATGGGCAGGCTGCTCCGGATGCGTCCCGCGCAGGTCCTGCTGATCGCCTGCGGCTTCTCCATCTGCGGCGCCGCTGCCGTGGCGGCTGTTGAAGGTGCCACCGACGCTGAGGAAGAGGACGTTGTCACCGCCGTCGCGCTCGTGGTCATCTTCGGCACGCTTCTGATTCCGCTGATTCCGCTGGCTGGACAGCTGCTCGACCTGGGACCGGAACTCACCGGGTTGTGGGCTGGCGCGTCCGTCCACGAGGTAGCGCAGGTGGTCGCAACCGGAGGGTTGATCGGCGGTGGTGCCCTGAGCGCGGCTGTCCTGGTGAAGCTCGCCCGCGTCCTTCTGCTCGCCCCCGTGGTCACAGTCCTGAGCGTCCGGCAGCGTGTCCGTCAGCGCCGCTCCGGGCCTGCGGATTCACATGCCGCCCGCCCGCCGATTGTCCCGCTGTTCATCCTCGGATTCCTGGTCATGGTCGCGGCTCGTTCATTCCTCGACGTGTCGGGCACCGTACTGGCTTTCGGAAACCTGGCTCAGACCGCCCTGCTGTCCGCGGCGATGTTCGCGCTGGGCTGCGGAGTGCGGCTGGCCAACCTTCGGCGCGTCGGCGTGCGCCCGTTCATCCTCGCTGCTGCCTCAACCCTCCTGGTCGCCGCTATCGCGCTCGCCGGAATCGGTCTGGTCCAGAGCTAG